The Chrysiogenia bacterium genome contains a region encoding:
- a CDS encoding PilT/PilU family type 4a pilus ATPase: MNIEYLNKILAAGVNNNASDIHLKVGRAPMYRVNGMLHEIKAPKLTPEDTRSVSEALLKQNLTPINVDDITEYDSSYTLEGTGRFRMNIYKQRGNHTVILRVISIEIPSFEQLGLPPSLQKIASMERGMVLVTGVTGSGKSSTLAAIIDYINTNRNVHILTLEDPIEFVHPDKNSSVSQREVGQDSKSFSAGLRAALRQDPDVILVGEMRDFETIDIALKAAETGHLLLSTVHTTDAPSTINRLVAVFPAEQQAGARLRLAENLKASISQRLIRRADGKGRVAAAEIMMSSMSIQESIREPGKLSEMRGHIERGYSDGTTQSFDQHLTDLYRKGIVTLEDAKAAASSPADFERALNIE, translated from the coding sequence ATGAACATCGAGTATCTCAACAAGATTCTGGCGGCGGGTGTGAACAACAACGCCTCGGACATCCATCTCAAAGTCGGCCGGGCGCCGATGTACCGCGTCAACGGCATGTTGCACGAGATCAAGGCGCCCAAGCTGACGCCCGAGGACACGCGCTCGGTCTCCGAGGCGCTGCTCAAGCAGAACCTCACGCCGATCAACGTCGACGACATCACCGAGTACGATTCCTCGTACACGCTGGAGGGAACCGGCCGGTTCCGCATGAACATCTACAAGCAGCGCGGCAACCACACGGTCATCCTGCGCGTCATCTCCATCGAGATTCCCAGCTTCGAGCAATTGGGCTTGCCGCCCTCGCTCCAGAAGATCGCCTCGATGGAGCGCGGCATGGTGCTGGTGACCGGCGTGACGGGCAGCGGCAAGTCGTCGACCCTCGCGGCGATCATCGACTACATCAACACGAACCGGAACGTGCACATCCTGACGCTTGAAGATCCCATCGAGTTCGTGCATCCAGACAAGAACTCCTCGGTGAGCCAGCGCGAGGTGGGGCAGGACTCCAAGAGCTTCTCGGCGGGCCTGCGCGCGGCGCTGCGCCAGGACCCCGACGTCATTCTGGTGGGCGAGATGCGCGACTTCGAGACCATCGACATCGCGCTCAAGGCCGCCGAGACCGGCCACCTGTTGCTCTCGACGGTTCACACCACCGATGCGCCCAGCACGATCAATCGCCTGGTAGCCGTCTTCCCGGCCGAGCAGCAGGCCGGCGCGCGGCTGCGCCTGGCGGAGAATCTCAAGGCGAGTATCTCCCAGCGGCTCATCCGCCGCGCCGACGGCAAGGGCCGCGTCGCCGCCGCCGAGATCATGATGAGCAGCATGTCCATTCAGGAGAGCATCCGCGAGCCCGGCAAGCTTAGCGAGATGCGCGGCCACATCGAACGCGGCTACTCCGACGGCACCACCCAGAGCTTCGACCAGCACCTCACGGATCTCTATCGCAAGGGAATCGTCACCCTCGAAGACGCCAAGGCCGCCGCATCGAGTCCCGCGGACTTCGAACGCGCGCTGAACATCGAGTAG